In Planococcus sp. MB-3u-03, the DNA window ACCCCAGAAAACAATCAGTCCAGTGAAAAACAGGAGGCGCTTAACTGCGGGCTTCATAAGCAAGCTCCTCGTTTATGACTTTATCGATTTCACCTTTCAACAGCCCCATGATGCGTTCTTCGAGCGCGGCGACTTGTTGTTTATGTTCATCGCGCGGGCGTGGGATATCGACTTCGATGTCCGCGATGACAGTTCCGGGACGGGTGCCCATCACGACGATGCGGTCCGATAGCTTGATCGATTCCGAAATGCTGTGCGTGACAAAAACGATGGTTTTCTGCGTATCGATCCAGATTTTCTCCAATTGCCCGTGGAGCCGGCTGCGCGTCTGTTCATCAAGCGCGCCGAACGGTTCGTCCATCAAGAGCACAGCGGGGTCCATCGCTAAGGTGCGCGATCGAGACGCGCTGCTGCATGCCGCCCGACAATTCATGCGGGTAGTGGCCCGCGTAATTGCTGAGCTGGACCATCTGCAGGAAATGGCGTGCGCGTTCTGCAGCTTGCTTGTTGTTCATGTCCTTGCGCAACGGAAACACGACGTTTTCCGTCACGGACATCCAAGGGAACAAGGCTGCTTCCTGGAACACCATGCCGCGGTCTTTGCCGGGCTTCTGGACATTCTTTCCGTCGACGACGATGCCGCCGGACGAAGCGGAGGTGAGGCCGGCGATCATCGACAGCAAAGTCGACTTGCCGCACCCGGATGGGCCAAGAATCGAGACGAATTGGCCTTTCGGGATTTCAAGGTTTATATCTTTAATACGGTATTGGCATTATTGTCTTTATCGGTATAGATCTTGTTGATGTGCTGGATTTCAATAAACAAAATAATTCACTGGCTATAAAACCTACCTTTCCAATCGGATATCATTTAATAAAGTATAGTAGTTTTATAGGGATTGTCAATAATCTCGCGCAAAAAAGTTTCGGGCAATAAAAAAAGAGAGGCATCTGCCTCTCTTTCCAAAACAAAATTCATTCGAATAGGTTCATGCTCAAATAGCGTTCACCGGTGTCCGGTGCAATGCACAATACCTTTTTGCCGGCTCCGAGCCGTTTGGCGATCTCGATTGCCGCATAAATAGTCGCGCCGGCAGAAGGGCCGACAAAGACGCCTTCTTCCCGAGCGGAGCGGCGGAACATCTCGATGGCGTCTTCATCCTCGATCGCCATAATTTCATCGTAGATTGCCGTATTTAAGGTATCCGGCACGAATCCAGGGCTAGTACCGACGAGTTTATGCTTGCCGGGCTTGCCGCCTGACAGGACAGGTGAGCCTTTCGGTTCGACGACTGTAATGTGGAGGTTCGGCAAGTGATCTTTCAAGGTCTCGCCGGTTCCGGTAATGGTGCCGCCTGTTCCAGCCGAAGCGACGAATGCGTCGAGCTGTCCGTCCATTTGCTCAAGGATTTCAAGCGCCGTCGTGCCGCGATGGGCATCGGGGTTGGCTGGATTTTCAAATTGCTGCGGGATAAAGCTTCCAGGAATCGTTTCCCGCAATTCAAGCGCTTTTTGGATCGCGCCAGGCATTTTATCGTCACTTGGCGTCAAGACGACTTTCGAACCGAAAGCTTTCAGCAAATTGATGCGTTCTTGAGTGGCATTGTCCGGCAGTACGAGGATGGAGCGGTAGCCTTTTGCTGCAGCGACCATCGCCAGGCCGATGCCGGTATTGCCGCTCGTAGGTTCGATGATTGTCGACCCTGCCTTCAATTCGCCGGACTCTTCAGCTTGCTTGATCATATTGTAAGCCGCCCGGTCCTTGACGCTTTTGGTCGGGTTGAACATTTCAAGTTTTACATAGACATCCGCTGCGCCTTCAGGGACGATGCGGTTCAATTTAACGACAGGCGTATCGCCAATCAGGTCTGTAATGGAATCAAATGGTTTCATTAACTAAACAACCTTTCTATCGGATATAAAGGATATTACCTTCCATTGTAGTACAAAGCGAAAGGCTGTGCCATTCGCTTGTTTCAGGAGTTGGAGAATGCGTCAATATAATCTAGAAGAAAGTTTGTCGGTCCTTGCTCGGTTAAATAAGCAAAACGGGGTGAAATCTTCGACAAAATGCCAAAGAGTAGCGTACTATTTTGGTAACGGGAAATCGTTCGAATCATGCAACGGAAAGTAGGGACAGACGTGAAAAACAAATAGTGGTAATCGGGCTTGGGCGCTTCGGAAGCAGTGTCTGCAAGGAACTTTACGGAATGGGGCACGATATCATGGCGATCGATTCCAATCCGGAAACGGTGAGTACGATGTCCGATTATGCGAGCCATACGGCAACAGCCGATGCGACGGATGAAGGCAGCCTGAAGTCGCTAGGTGTCCGGAACTTCGAGTACGCCATTGTCGCAATCGGCGATGACTTGCAAGCGAGTGTCTTGTGCACGCTCATGCTGAAGGAACTCGGTGTACCGAAAGTTTGGGTTAAGGCACGCGACCAGCAGCATCAAAAGATCCTCGAACGCATCGGGGCAGACCGCGTCATCCAGCCGGAATATGAAATGGGCGTCCGGACAGCACATCACATCGATTCCGAAAAGTGGTCGATTATATCAATCTATCGGAAAACTACAGCATCATCGAATTGGCAGCTTCAAAAAGTAATTGGCAAAACCCTCGGCGAACTGAATATCCGCAAAGATTATGGCTGCATGATTTTGGCGATCAAGCACGGCGAAGATGTCAATATCGCGCCGCTGCTCGAAGACCAAGTGGAAGCAGGAGATATTTTGATTGCGATGGGGCATAAAGACGACCTCAAACGCTTTGAAGACAAAGGGCTGTAAACAACGACAGCCCAATCGACGGATAAAGGCGGTGGCTCAATGAAAGTACGGATCGATTGGACGTATAAATCACCGAAAACAAAGTCGTGCAATTTCTCTCAGAAGAGCTTGGAGCAAACGAAGCGCTGATGGTGGCCGAGGACCTGGAACGCACAGGGCGCACCAAGCGACTTCAGTTTGCCGACCGGCATAACAGCAATTGGAGCGTCAAGGAACTGAAAAATTACGTCAAGGAAGTCGAAACGGAGCCGCATGACGTCATTGCCTATTACGATGGAGGCTTTGACCGCCATTCGAAACGAGCGGGACTCGGCTGCGCGGTTTACTTCAAGCAAAACGGCAAGGACTACCGGTTGAGAAAAAATGCGGTCATCGACGAGATCGACTCGAACAATGAGGCAGAATACGCAGCGCTGTCGATGGCGGTCCAGGAAATCGAATTGCTCGGCGTCCACCATCTGCCTGTCCGCTTTATCGGAGACTCGAGGACCTTGGTCAATCAGATGAGCGGTGAATGGGCAGTGCCGGAACAAAGCTTGGCAAGGTGGGCAGACCGGATCGACCAGCGCCTGGAAAAGCTCGGCATCCATCCCGAATACGAATTTGTCCCGAGAAAGGAAAACGCGGAAGCTGACCGTTTGGCAACACAGGCACTTGGCGAAACGGTGATTGAGAGCTTGATTGACTTGAATGCTGATAAATGAATAAATAATGGGTGGTTGCCAGGAATAAGGACTCCTGGCAACTTTTTCTATTCCACGTAAGTTTGTATCACTTTACATGCCAAATCACTCAAATTTATCAGAATAGTTAGATATCTATTGAAATTATCTTGTGTAGGGTGTATAAATGAGGTGTACAAAAGTTATACAAATACTATATGGAAAGAGGTTGGACACATGAAGAAGTTATCTGTCTCTCTTGTCGCAATGCTGGTGCTGTTTTCGCTTCTCGGATCTTTGGTCATGGCGGATGAACACGGTGACATGGCAAAAGTTCGGGTGTTGCACGCTTCACCTGATGCCCCTGCAGTAGATGTGTACGTCAACGGGGATTTAACGCTCGAAGAAGTACCATTCAAGACGGATTCCGGATATTTGGAAGTCCCGGCTGGAACACATGATGTAGAAGTATTCGCTGCAGGTACTGAATATGCAGCAGGAGAAGGCGTTTTGCAGGCTGATCTGGAAGTGGAAGCCGGTAAAGCTTATACAGTCGCAGCAGCCAACCTCTTGGAGTCCATCGAATTTGTAGTAGCTGAAGATTCCATGGAAGTCACTGAAGGCCAGGCGAAAATCCGCGTCGGCCATTTGTCCCCGGATGCCCCGGCAGTTGATGTTGGGATCATCGGAGGAGATGCGCTGTTCAGCGGAGCCGAGTTCCCGGGAATCACGGATTATGCAGAAGTAGCTCCTGACACGTACGACTTGGAAATCCGTTTGCCGGATGGCACACAAGTATTGCCGCTCGAAGGAACTGAACTTGCTGCAGATACTGTCTACTCTGTCTTTGCAGTCAACACAGTCGATTCCCTTGAAGTGATCGCCCTTGTCGATTACGAAGCGGCTGCATCGCCGGATGAAATGCCGACAACTGGACTTAGCACGCCTGAACAATCCCAGTCCATGTGGCTGCTGGTCGGTGGCGCGTTGTTCTTGGTAGCAGCTAGCGGGCTTGTGTGGAGAAAACGATTTCAATAAATTCGCATTGCTCCTCGCTGCCGTATTTCTTGCGGGATGTACGTCTGCCCCGCAAGATGAAGTGAGTATCCGCAGTGCGGAAGTCGGCTTTTCCGCCAAAGCGGAAGCGGCGATATCAGAACAACCGAAAGAAGCAGGGGAGGCGAAAGCCGCTGAGAAAGAAAAACCGGCGGCTGAGCCGAAGTCAAAGCAGGCGGGCAACCCGATCAATGAACTGAACCAGCCAGGCATCGCGCCAGAGACGCTGTCCATCCCATCCATTGGGGTGGAAGCGGATGTCACGCATCTCGGCGTGACCGATACGGGGGAAATGGCGGTGCCGGATAACGGCGAGGAACTGAGCTGGTTTTCTCCGGGCTACCGACCGGGCCAAAGAGGGCGGTCGGTCATAGCGGGACATGTCGATGATTTGGACGGCCCGGCTGTGTTTTGGGATTTGACGGAGCTCGAGCCGGGAGATGAGATTTTCGTCTCCGGCGACGATCGCGAGCTGCGGTTCAAGGTCCACACGATGGAGTCAGTGCCGCTCGATTTGGCGGATGTCGATTCGGTCTTCGGCTATCATTCGTCCCCCGAACTGGTGCTGATTACCTGCTCCGGAACCTATGATTATGACCGGGGCACGAGGGAAGAACGCTTGATCGTCTACGCCTCGCTTGTACAAGAATAGGAAAGCGTCTCCTTGGAGGCGCTTTTTTTTAGTGGCTGTTTAGGGTTCTGCTTTGCCGCTGAAGGAGATGCAGTCTGCGGCCGTCACATTTTCGCAACATTACCTGAGGGAGCGCCCGGCTGAAAAGCAACTTCCGCATAACTGCATGATATAATTGGAGGGAACTTTTTTGCGCGATGAGCGTATCGGTTACATAAGATTAAATAAGGAGTCGTCTATCGCCCTATGAAGGAATCACTGAAGCGGATCGTGGAAAGTGCGCGGTTCAATACATTCATCACTGTTTTGATTTTAATCAATGCCTTGCTGGTCGGCTTGGAGACCTATCCGTCAATTGCGGAAAACTACGGGTCATGGCTGTTGATGCTGGATATCATCATCCTGGCATTCTTCGCCTTGGAGATCCTCGCTAAGTTATTCGTTTACCGGGCGAAATTCTTCGGCAATGCATGGAATAATTTCGATTTCATCATCGTTGTCGGAAGCCTTATCCTCTATAATTCGCCATTCATCAGCGTATTGCGGATTTTTCGCGTGCTGCGTGTGCTGCGGACCGTGTCGACCATTCCGTCACTGCGCCGCGTCGTGACCGCCTTGTTCATGGCCATTCCGACCATCACGAGCGTCATCTTGCTCATGTCGATCATCTTTTACGTCTATGCGGTCATCGGCACATTCTTTTACGCGGATATTGAACCGGAATATTTCGGAGATCTCGGGCTTTCGCTTATCTCGCTATTCCAGATCTTCACATTGGAATCTTGGGCCAGCGGGATTTTCCGCCCGGTCTTTGAGTCTGAGCCATGGTCCTGGCTGTACTTCATTTCCTTCATCGTCGTATCGACCTTCCTGATGATCAACTTGATCGTCGGGGAAATCGTCAACAATGCGCAGAAGATTTCAGATGAAATCGACAAAGAGACGGCTGAACTTGAAGGCATCAAAGAAGACACATCGGAAATCGAAGACTTGAGAAAAGAGGTCGGCGAACTGAAAAGAATGATCCAAACACTCGTCGACCGGAAATAACCCTAAGCAAAAGAAGCTGCCTTCATGGGCAGCTTCTTTTTGTACGGATCAAACTTTCGGCAACTGGTTGACGAGTGTGATGAATTCGCGGGAGACATAAGGTACGTAGCGGTTTTTGGCCATGATGATGCCGAGCCGCCACGGGAATGTCTGGGTCAGGGAGACGGTTTTGAAGGGGCCGTCCTGTACGCGGTCGCAGATCAGCTTGGGCATCAACGTGACGCCGAGGTTTTCTCGACCATGCCGACGATGAAATCCCATTGCGAGCTCTCATAGGCGATTTTCGGCTCGAATCCTTCGCTCCGGCAAAATTCGACTGTCCGCCCGTTGAGCGTGAACTCCTTGCTGAGAAGCAGGAACGGATCGTTTCTGAAATCGATCAAATCGCGTGTTTCCTGGTTCGCGAGCGGATGGTCTTCGTGGACGAGCAGTTTGATTTCCTGGTCGACAAAGGGAACGACGTCAAAGCGCTCGGCGTCGACCGGGAGCATGACAAACCCCAAATCCACTTCGCCATCGGCCACTTTTCCTCCACTTTCTTTGCGCCGTCTTCGACCAGGATGACGGTGACATCGGGGTAGCGGGATTGGAACGCTGCGATGATCGTCGGGAAAAACAAGGTGCTGATGACCGGCGGCAAGCCGATTTTGATCTTGCCTTTATTCAAGTTCATGACGTCATACAGCGAAGAAGACAAATCGTCGAGGCTATTGACGATTTTCTGCGCCTGGATGAAGACGACTTCTCCGGCGTCGGTCAAGCGTACTTTCCTCGAAGAGCGGTCGAATAACGATACGTCCATTTCCTGTTCCAGGTTTTTGACCATCTTGCTGAGTGTCGGCTGGGTCACGTGAAGGGCTTGTGCAGCTTTTGTAAAACTTTGATGCTTGGCCACTTCGATGAAGTAGCTGAGCTGTCGGATATCCATGTGAATGCTCCTTATCTATAACTAATGTCTATGGAAGCTATTATTATTATTCATTTTACCTATCGATTTCTTCGTTGTATAGTATTAAAAGGTTTCAGGACTAAATATTTAGACAATTCATCTATGCTTTTCAGGGAGAAAAGTAAGCGTTTCCAATTTGTTAGAAAAACCGTAATACATTCAAAAGGGGGATTAATCATGTTAAGTATGATCGGAATGGTTGGAGGACTTATTCTATTGATCGTGTTGACGATGAGGGGCGTCAACTTGTTGATCGCTGGCCCATTGTCGGCATTATTCGTCGCGGTTCTCAGCGGCTTGCCGTTGTTTCCGCAATTAGTGGGGGAAGGGGAAGCTAATTTATTGTCGAACTATATGGGCGGCTTCTCCGGATTCATCACCTCATGGTTCCCGATGTTCTTGCTCGGGGCTATCTTCGGTAAGGTCATGGAAGATACAGGAGCGGCAGACAGCGTCTCCAAATGGCTGGTCGGAAAGTTCGGCTTGTCAAAAGCGGTGTTGGCGATTGTTATTGCCTGTGCCGTTCTGACTTATGGCGGCGTCAGCTTGTTCGTCGTTGCTTTCTCGGTTTACCCGATGGCGCTCAGCTTGTTCAAGCAAGCGGACCTGCCTCGCCGTTTTATCCCGGCAGCGCTTGCGCTCGGGTCTGTCACTTTTACAATGACTTCTGCAGGATCACCGGAGATCCAAAACTGGATCCCGATTGAGTATTTGAACACGAGCCCATACGCCGGCTGGGAAGTCAGCATTATCGTTGCAGTCTTTATGGCGGTATTCGGCTACTGGTGGCTGAAGCGCATGATCAATAAAGCCGTGAATAAAGGCGAGCGCTTCGAGGCAAGAGAAACTGACCCGCAATTGACGGACCGAGTATTGCCGCATCCAGTGACGGGCTTGATTCCGTTGCTGGTCGTTCTGGCCATTTCATTCATCTTCCACGATTCACTCGGCACTTCTGCCTTGATCTTGGCATTGCTCGGCGGCGTCATCACGACATACCTATTGAATATGAAATACTTCACGAATCTCGGCAAAGCATTGACCGATGGAACGATCGGCGCGTTGATCGCCATCGGCAATACGGCAGCGGTTGTCGGCTTCGGCGGCGTTGCAAAAGCAGTACCGGCTTTCCAAGTGGCAGTCGATGCCATGACAAGCATTCCGGGAAGCCCGTTGATCGGCGGCGCCGTGGCGGTCAGTGTCATCGCAGGCCTCACAGGATCCGCATCCGGCGGCCAGGTCATTGCCTTGCCATTGATTGCTCCTCATTACATCGACATGGGCGTCAACACAGAAGCACTTCACCGGACCATCGCGATTTCTTCCGGCGCACTCGATTCATTGCCGCATAACGGTTACGTCGTTACGACGATCCAAGGGATTTGCGGCGAGACCCATAAAGCAGCATACGGCGCTATGGGGGCTGTAACGGTGATCGTGCCGCTGATTGGGTTGGCGATTGCGATTGTACTGTTCACCTTAGGGCTAGGCATTTAATTTTTCACTTGGAGGGACTCCATCATGGTAGATAAGAAAGTGGTATTGATCACCGGCGCCGCGAGCGGCATCGGCTATGAAATCAGCGTGGATTTTGCCAAAGAAGGCGCAAAGATCGTGTTGACCGATATCAACGAAGAAGCAGTGCAACAAGCTGCGGATGAGTTGAAGGGGCAAGGCTTTGATTGCATCGGCATCAAATGCGATGTTACCAGTGAAGCAGAAATCAAAGCAGCTATCGATAAAACGGTGGAAACATTCGGTTCCTTGGATGTACTGATCAATAATGCGGGGATGCAGCACGTCTCGCCGATCGAAAAATTTCCGACCGAGAAATACGAATTGCTGATTAAGATTATGCTGGTTGCACCGTTTATCGCGACCAAGCATGCCTTCCCGATCATGAAGAAACAAGGCTTCGGGCGCATCATCAATATGGCGTCGATCAACGGTCTCGTCGGCTTCGCCGGGAAAGCAGCATATAATAGCGCCAAGCACGGCGTCATCGGCTTGACGAAAGTCGCGGCGCTAGAAGGCGCAGAGCATGGCATCACGGTCAATGCGATGTGCCCGGGTTATGTCGACACGCCGCTCGTGCGCAATCAGCTGGGCGATTTGGCGAAGACGCGCAATGTCTCGCTGGAAAAAGTGCTAGAAGAAGTCATCTACCCATTGGTTCCGCAGAAACGCTTGTTGTCGGTGCAGGAAATCTCCGATTACACGATGTTTCTCGCGAGCGATAAAGCCCTTGGCATCACCGGGCAGGCAGCGGTCCTTGACGGCGGCTATACAGCACAATAAAAGCACGGCGCATTTTGCGCCGTGCTTTTCAGAGTGTTGAAGAAGTCTATAAATCCATTACGAACTAGAATGGAGTCGTTTTTTCTACATTCAAAAATTAATGATCTGTCTAAGTATTTGGAGAAGCGTTCGCTCGACTCCTGTGGATTAGCGAGACGACCGAGACCCGCAAGGCGCATCGCGACTGAGGAGGCTTGGGCGCGAGCCCACGGAAAGCGAGCGATAAGCTTCGGAAAATACGGTTTCCTAAACTCTCGATGGCATGGTAAAGCACGGCGCATTTTGCGCCGTGCTTTTTGATTTTAATATAGTCTGTTAAATGAAACTCAATCGTCGAGAAAATTTTCGGCGATGCCGAGAAACAGGCGAGGCTGTTCGACGTTGGGGGCATGGCCCGAATGCTTGAATTCCATAAAGCTGGCGTGCGGGATGAGCTGCGCCGTCTCGCGTCCTTTGTCCGGTGGGTTCAATTCATCATAGCGTCCGCTGATGACCAAGGTTTCTGCTGAAATCTTCGAAAGTTCCGGGCGCAAATCAAAGCGCTCTAAGGCGTTTGACGCGATGCCTTGCTGCTCCATCGTCAGTTGGGGGCTATTTTGGGCCATTTTCTCCTGCCATTTCTTAACGGCCGTCAAGCGATGGAACATATAGGCTTGAGCTTTATCGAGCTTGTCGTGGATAGATAAGCCGTTAAACTCGTCTTCATGGCGATCGAATAATTCAGCCATGGATGATTGCTCGCCGTAGGATTTGGTGGCGACCAACAATAATTTGCGCACGCGTTCAGGGCGTCTCGCAGCCAATCCTTGTGCAATATAACTTCCCATGGAAACACCGATGACATCGACCGACTCCAGCCCCAGCTGGTCC includes these proteins:
- the cysK gene encoding cysteine synthase A, encoding MKPFDSITDLIGDTPVVKLNRIVPEGAADVYVKLEMFNPTKSVKDRAAYNMIKQAEESGELKAGSTIIEPTSGNTGIGLAMVAAAKGYRSILVLPDNATQERINLLKAFGSKVVLTPSDDKMPGAIQKALELRETIPGSFIPQQFENPANPDAHRGTTALEILEQMDGQLDAFVASAGTGGTITGTGETLKDHLPNLHITVVEPKGSPVLSGGKPGKHKLVGTSPGFVPDTLNTAIYDEIMAIEDEDAIEMFRRSAREEGVFVGPSAGATIYAAIEIAKRLGAGKKVLCIAPDTGERYLSMNLFE
- a CDS encoding reverse transcriptase-like protein produces the protein MQFLSEELGANEALMVAEDLERTGRTKRLQFADRHNSNWSVKELKNYVKEVETEPHDVIAYYDGGFDRHSKRAGLGCAVYFKQNGKDYRLRKNAVIDEIDSNNEAEYAALSMAVQEIELLGVHHLPVRFIGDSRTLVNQMSGEWAVPEQSLARWADRIDQRLEKLGIHPEYEFVPRKENAEADRLATQALGETVIESLIDLNADK
- a CDS encoding DUF4397 domain-containing protein, whose amino-acid sequence is MKKLSVSLVAMLVLFSLLGSLVMADEHGDMAKVRVLHASPDAPAVDVYVNGDLTLEEVPFKTDSGYLEVPAGTHDVEVFAAGTEYAAGEGVLQADLEVEAGKAYTVAAANLLESIEFVVAEDSMEVTEGQAKIRVGHLSPDAPAVDVGIIGGDALFSGAEFPGITDYAEVAPDTYDLEIRLPDGTQVLPLEGTELAADTVYSVFAVNTVDSLEVIALVDYEAAASPDEMPTTGLSTPEQSQSMWLLVGGALFLVAASGLVWRKRFQ
- a CDS encoding class F sortase; protein product: MCGENDFNKFALLLAAVFLAGCTSAPQDEVSIRSAEVGFSAKAEAAISEQPKEAGEAKAAEKEKPAAEPKSKQAGNPINELNQPGIAPETLSIPSIGVEADVTHLGVTDTGEMAVPDNGEELSWFSPGYRPGQRGRSVIAGHVDDLDGPAVFWDLTELEPGDEIFVSGDDRELRFKVHTMESVPLDLADVDSVFGYHSSPELVLITCSGTYDYDRGTREERLIVYASLVQE
- a CDS encoding ion transporter, giving the protein MKESLKRIVESARFNTFITVLILINALLVGLETYPSIAENYGSWLLMLDIIILAFFALEILAKLFVYRAKFFGNAWNNFDFIIVVGSLILYNSPFISVLRIFRVLRVLRTVSTIPSLRRVVTALFMAIPTITSVILLMSIIFYVYAVIGTFFYADIEPEYFGDLGLSLISLFQIFTLESWASGIFRPVFESEPWSWLYFISFIVVSTFLMINLIVGEIVNNAQKISDEIDKETAELEGIKEDTSEIEDLRKEVGELKRMIQTLVDRK
- a CDS encoding GntP family permease, producing MLSMIGMVGGLILLIVLTMRGVNLLIAGPLSALFVAVLSGLPLFPQLVGEGEANLLSNYMGGFSGFITSWFPMFLLGAIFGKVMEDTGAADSVSKWLVGKFGLSKAVLAIVIACAVLTYGGVSLFVVAFSVYPMALSLFKQADLPRRFIPAALALGSVTFTMTSAGSPEIQNWIPIEYLNTSPYAGWEVSIIVAVFMAVFGYWWLKRMINKAVNKGERFEARETDPQLTDRVLPHPVTGLIPLLVVLAISFIFHDSLGTSALILALLGGVITTYLLNMKYFTNLGKALTDGTIGALIAIGNTAAVVGFGGVAKAVPAFQVAVDAMTSIPGSPLIGGAVAVSVIAGLTGSASGGQVIALPLIAPHYIDMGVNTEALHRTIAISSGALDSLPHNGYVVTTIQGICGETHKAAYGAMGAVTVIVPLIGLAIAIVLFTLGLGI
- a CDS encoding 3-hydroxybutyrate dehydrogenase, which produces MVDKKVVLITGAASGIGYEISVDFAKEGAKIVLTDINEEAVQQAADELKGQGFDCIGIKCDVTSEAEIKAAIDKTVETFGSLDVLINNAGMQHVSPIEKFPTEKYELLIKIMLVAPFIATKHAFPIMKKQGFGRIINMASINGLVGFAGKAAYNSAKHGVIGLTKVAALEGAEHGITVNAMCPGYVDTPLVRNQLGDLAKTRNVSLEKVLEEVIYPLVPQKRLLSVQEISDYTMFLASDKALGITGQAAVLDGGYTAQ
- a CDS encoding alpha/beta fold hydrolase; this translates as MPIFTQNDISLYYEDIGSGQPLLLFHGLTTSSSMFYREINFFRTKRRIIALDSRGHGHSAKPDSYTLDNHIEDAAALLDQLGLESVDVIGVSMGSYIAQGLAARRPERVRKLLLVATKSYGEQSSMAELFDRHEDEFNGLSIHDKLDKAQAYMFHRLTAVKKWQEKMAQNSPQLTMEQQGIASNALERFDLRPELSKISAETLVISGRYDELNPPDKGRETAQLIPHASFMEFKHSGHAPNVEQPRLFLGIAENFLDD